From the genome of Fusobacterium varium, one region includes:
- the proA gene encoding Gamma-glutamyl phosphate reductase produces MEISKIGEAAKKASIKTAQLPTGVKNDILQKSADALIRNKERIIEINKEDVKNALKNGVKQSFIDRLTLTEKRIEDMATGLREIAMLNDPVGEYVYGKTLPNGLIIQQKRVPLGVVAIIFESRPNVAADAFGLCLKSGNAVILRGGKEAIKTNIAIVSVFKGVLREAGLSEDTVQILEDTSHEKAAELMKANEYIDVLIPRGSARLINTVINNSTIPCIQTGIGNCHIYVDKSGDLKKAVDIIINAKTQRPGVCNAVETILVHEDIAAELLPVMGKELLDRNVEIRGDETVNKYILESKEATEEDWATEYEDYILAVKTVKTLDEVIEHIGKYGTKHSESIITEDYSNAQRFLNEIDAAAVYVNASTRFTDGGQFGFGAEIGISTQKLHARGPMGLKELTTTKYVIFGNGQVRK; encoded by the coding sequence ATGGAAATATCAAAAATAGGAGAAGCTGCTAAAAAAGCTTCTATAAAGACAGCTCAGCTTCCTACTGGAGTAAAAAATGATATACTTCAAAAATCAGCTGATGCTTTAATAAGAAATAAAGAAAGAATAATTGAAATAAATAAAGAAGATGTAAAAAATGCTTTAAAGAACGGAGTAAAACAATCCTTTATAGATAGACTTACATTAACAGAGAAGAGAATAGAAGATATGGCAACAGGATTGAGAGAAATAGCTATGCTCAATGACCCAGTTGGTGAATACGTATATGGAAAAACACTTCCAAATGGTTTGATAATTCAGCAGAAAAGAGTTCCTTTAGGAGTGGTAGCTATAATATTTGAATCACGTCCTAATGTTGCAGCAGATGCTTTTGGACTTTGCTTAAAAAGTGGAAATGCCGTTATTTTAAGAGGTGGAAAGGAAGCAATAAAAACAAATATAGCTATTGTGAGTGTATTTAAAGGAGTGTTAAGGGAAGCTGGACTTTCAGAAGATACAGTACAAATTTTAGAAGACACAAGCCATGAAAAAGCAGCAGAACTTATGAAGGCTAATGAATATATAGATGTACTTATTCCTAGAGGAAGTGCTAGACTGATCAATACAGTTATCAATAATAGTACTATTCCATGTATTCAGACAGGAATAGGAAACTGTCATATATATGTGGATAAGAGTGGAGATTTGAAAAAAGCTGTAGATATAATAATTAATGCTAAAACTCAAAGACCTGGAGTCTGTAACGCAGTAGAAACTATACTTGTACATGAAGATATAGCAGCAGAATTGCTTCCTGTAATGGGAAAAGAGCTGCTTGATAGAAATGTAGAGATAAGAGGAGATGAAACAGTAAATAAATATATTCTTGAATCTAAAGAAGCAACAGAAGAGGATTGGGCTACAGAATATGAAGACTATATACTTGCTGTAAAAACTGTAAAAACTTTAGATGAGGTAATAGAACATATAGGAAAATATGGAACTAAACATTCTGAGTCTATAATAACAGAGGATTATTCAAATGCTCAAAGATTTTTAAATGAAATAGATGCAGCAGCTGTATATGTAAATGCTTCTACAAGATTTACAGATGGAGGACAGTTTGGTTTTGGTGCTGAGATAGGTATCAGTACTCAAAAACTTCATGCAAGAGGGCCAATGGGGCTGAAGGAATTGACTACTACTAAGTATGTAATATTTGGTAATGGACAAGTTAGAAAATAG
- the proB gene encoding Glutamate 5-kinase 1, which yields MNRDIKERVKNAKRIVIKVGTSTLTYANGNLNLSLLNKLAWGLSDLRNQGRDVVLVTSGAIGVGSKKLDFKTRPKETREKQAAAAVGQAELMHIYQNFFGEYSQKTAQILLTKDDFKEGERKTNTNNTFETLLEYGVIPIVNANDTISTFEIEFSDNDRLSASVASLLKADLLIILTDIDALYNSNPKTNPDAQRIAYVEKVTDEIMKMGGEKGSEFSVGGMETKLLAARECCDNGVVMAILDGSNPLLIERLISGEDVGTVFDCVALEEI from the coding sequence ATGAATAGAGATATAAAAGAAAGAGTAAAAAATGCTAAAAGGATAGTAATTAAAGTTGGAACATCTACATTGACTTATGCAAATGGGAATCTTAATCTAAGCCTTTTAAATAAGCTTGCATGGGGACTTAGTGACTTAAGAAATCAAGGAAGAGATGTAGTCCTTGTAACATCAGGAGCTATAGGAGTAGGATCTAAAAAGCTTGATTTTAAAACAAGACCTAAGGAAACTAGAGAAAAACAAGCAGCAGCGGCAGTAGGACAGGCTGAACTTATGCATATATATCAAAACTTTTTTGGTGAGTACAGCCAGAAAACAGCTCAAATACTTTTGACAAAAGATGATTTTAAAGAGGGAGAAAGAAAAACTAATACTAACAATACATTTGAAACATTGTTAGAATATGGAGTTATCCCAATAGTTAATGCAAATGATACTATATCTACATTTGAAATAGAATTCAGTGATAATGACAGACTTTCTGCAAGTGTAGCTTCTCTGTTGAAGGCTGACCTTTTGATTATACTTACAGATATAGATGCATTGTATAATTCTAACCCTAAAACTAATCCTGATGCTCAAAGAATAGCATATGTAGAAAAAGTTACTGATGAAATAATGAAAATGGGTGGAGAAAAGGGAAGCGAATTCAGTGTTGGAGGAATGGAAACAAAACTTCTGGCAGCAAGAGAATGTTGTGATAATGGAGTAGTGATGGCTATATTAGATGGTTCTAACCCTTTACTAATAGAGAGATTAATATCAGGGGAAGATGTGGGAACAGTTTTTGATTGCGTAGCTTTGGAGGAGATATAA
- a CDS encoding Ribosome-associated factor Y: MKMSIHGKQLVVTDAIKKYAETKLGRVEKYHDSIIELDVSLSAVRTKTGSSHTAEVLAYLSGSTLKASCTDTDLYAAIDQVSDIIEAQLKKHKEKRAINYGQVPGVKKIKYNPETNTVEKEAAVNVVKVYLPPKPMDIEEAILQLELLNRVFYPFTNCETGEMNIVYKRKDGDYAHVEPSIKK, translated from the coding sequence ATGAAAATGTCTATCCATGGAAAACAATTAGTTGTAACTGATGCAATCAAAAAGTATGCGGAAACTAAACTAGGGAGGGTTGAAAAGTATCACGATAGTATCATAGAATTAGATGTTAGCTTATCAGCAGTGAGAACTAAAACTGGAAGCAGTCATACAGCTGAAGTATTAGCATATCTCAGTGGAAGTACTTTAAAAGCTTCTTGTACAGATACTGACTTATATGCAGCTATTGACCAAGTTTCTGATATTATAGAAGCACAACTTAAAAAACACAAAGAAAAAAGAGCAATAAATTATGGACAGGTTCCAGGAGTTAAAAAAATAAAATATAATCCTGAAACTAATACAGTTGAAAAAGAAGCAGCAGTAAATGTAGTTAAAGTTTATCTTCCTCCAAAACCAATGGATATAGAAGAAGCTATACTTCAACTTGAATTATTAAATAGAGTATTCTATCCATTTACTAACTGTGAAACTGGAGAAATGAATATAGTATATAAAAGAAAAGATGGAGATTATGCTCATGTAGAACCATCAATTAAAAAATAG
- the lolD_1 gene encoding Lipoprotein-releasing system ATP-binding protein LolD, with amino-acid sequence MEILEAVGLKDRVKHKPSQLSGGEKQRVAIARALINSPKILLADEPTGNLDEETSETIFDILRDINKNRKQTIIVVTHSKDLAKISDKKLYLKKGILHLTDD; translated from the coding sequence ATGGAAATATTAGAGGCAGTGGGGCTAAAAGACAGGGTAAAACACAAACCATCTCAACTATCTGGAGGGGAAAAGCAAAGGGTGGCAATAGCCAGAGCTCTTATTAATTCCCCTAAGATACTTCTAGCTGACGAACCTACAGGGAATCTGGACGAAGAAACAAGTGAAACAATTTTTGATATACTGAGAGATATTAATAAAAATAGGAAGCAGACCATAATAGTGGTTACACATTCAAAAGATTTAGCAAAAATATCTGATAAAAAACTCTATCTTAAAAAAGGTATTCTGCATTTAACAGATGATTAA
- the lolD_2 gene encoding Lipoprotein-releasing system ATP-binding protein LolD, translated as MSREILKLENIEKYYSGNIDKLHIIRNLSLTVEEGEFISILGRSGSGKSTLLNIIGLLDKIDGGKIYIGGQEVEKLSEEKKDILKNGMLGFVFQFHYLLPEFTALENVMLPALVNDFKNRKEVEKEPWKY; from the coding sequence ATGAGTAGAGAGATATTGAAATTAGAAAATATAGAAAAATATTATAGTGGGAATATAGATAAACTTCATATTATAAGAAATCTAAGTTTAACAGTGGAAGAGGGAGAATTTATCTCGATACTTGGAAGGTCAGGATCAGGGAAGTCCACTCTTTTAAATATAATTGGTCTGTTGGATAAAATAGATGGTGGGAAAATATATATTGGTGGACAGGAAGTAGAAAAACTTTCTGAAGAAAAAAAAGATATATTAAAAAATGGTATGCTGGGATTTGTATTTCAATTTCACTATCTTCTGCCAGAATTTACTGCCTTGGAAAATGTAATGCTTCCAGCTTTGGTGAATGATTTTAAAAATAGAAAAGAAGTGGAAAAAGAGCCATGGAAATATTAG
- the lolC gene encoding Lipoprotein-releasing system transmembrane protein lolC — protein sequence MNLDKKIVEGSISPDKMNGILIGKELFKNIGASLGDEVTIISSENKEIKFKIEGVFQSGYYDYDINMIILPLKAAQYLVYSGDTVNKIDVTLNDPYKAPEIADKIMTETKIFSRTWGDLNRNLLSALSLEKTVMIMVFSLIVIIAGFVVWVTLNMLVREKIKDIGIMRSMGFSRKSIMKIFLIQGMLLGIAGIIIGTVIALCFLWYIKNYTLAFITSIYYLTKIPVEISIKEIGVIIGANIGIIFVSSVFPAYRAARMETVEALRHE from the coding sequence ATGAATCTAGATAAAAAGATTGTAGAAGGAAGCATTTCACCTGATAAAATGAATGGAATCCTCATAGGAAAAGAATTATTTAAAAATATTGGAGCTTCTCTTGGAGATGAAGTAACAATAATCTCATCAGAAAATAAAGAGATAAAATTTAAAATAGAGGGAGTCTTTCAGAGTGGGTATTATGACTATGATATAAATATGATAATACTTCCATTGAAGGCTGCTCAATATCTTGTATACAGTGGTGATACTGTAAATAAAATAGATGTAACATTAAATGATCCATACAAAGCTCCAGAAATTGCTGATAAAATAATGACTGAAACAAAAATATTTTCAAGAACATGGGGAGATCTCAATAGAAATCTCCTTTCTGCCTTATCACTGGAAAAGACTGTTATGATAATGGTATTTTCTTTAATAGTAATAATAGCAGGATTTGTAGTATGGGTTACTTTGAATATGCTGGTTAGAGAAAAGATAAAAGATATTGGTATAATGAGATCAATGGGATTTTCCAGAAAAAGCATAATGAAAATTTTCCTTATTCAGGGAATGCTTTTGGGAATAGCAGGGATAATAATAGGAACAGTTATCGCTCTATGCTTCTTGTGGTATATAAAAAATTATACGTTAGCTTTTATAACTTCTATATATTACCTGACAAAGATACCTGTTGAGATATCAATTAAGGAAATAGGAGTAATAATCGGGGCTAATATTGGAATAATTTTTGTATCAAGTGTCTTTCCAGCATACAGAGCAGCTAGAATGGAAACTGTGGAGGCATTAAGACATGAGTAG
- the lolE gene encoding Lipoprotein-releasing system transmembrane protein lolE, which yields MVEFFIAKKHIFERKRQSLISTLGIAIGVIVLIVSIGIANGLDKNMISSILSMTSHVLVENGDKLSDYNDLKERIEKIPGVKGAVPSIETQGIFKYNGIYGGYISGVKIEGFDLESAKKL from the coding sequence ATGGTAGAGTTTTTTATAGCGAAGAAACATATATTTGAGAGAAAAAGACAGAGTCTTATCTCGACTTTAGGAATAGCAATTGGAGTAATAGTTTTAATAGTTTCTATTGGAATAGCCAATGGATTGGATAAAAATATGATAAGCAGCATTCTTTCCATGACAAGTCATGTACTGGTAGAGAATGGAGATAAGTTATCAGATTATAATGATTTAAAAGAAAGAATAGAAAAAATTCCTGGAGTAAAGGGAGCTGTTCCCAGTATAGAAACTCAGGGTATCTTCAAATATAATGGAATATATGGAGGATATATATCAGGAGTAAAGATAGAAGGCTTTGATTTAGAAAGTGCTAAAAAGCTATGA
- the pbpD gene encoding Penicillin-binding protein 4 precursor, with protein MKKRYLIFSGIVLSGILFTSWTYLKYDTKKIQSTFEDRYSQVVLDDKDDILGVYLNKNEQWHLKSTDKVPEKLREAVLNYEDKNFYSHKGVDMKAVVRAVRDNVLQRRRTGASTVTMQVAKVLEPKQRSYFNKYREMIYALKIEKEFTKDEILSMYLNNAPYGGNIVGYKTASLLYFQKNPNELTWAEGALLAVLPNSPGLMHVEKNRDRLINKRNALLKKLLERGVIDEKQYTLSKMEPIPEKRYKFKSLAPHLTRRLTQESSEKIISSTINSQLQEKIEKVVKDYSEYLKGEGIGNAAVLVVDNKTYEVKVYIGSQNFYDFSTNGQVDGVIAKRSPGSVLKPFLYALVIDEGIAAPESKIPDIPLYFSNFSPQNASKKYYGLIEMREALIKSLNIPFVSLLKEYKDERFFYFLKEVLDFKDNNPSRYGLSLILGTKELSVENIAKLYTGLGNYGNFKELKYIRDRQEEKGNQLISRGAAYLTLDTIRQLERPGLESMYREKNPVSWKTGTSYGRRDGWAAGVTPDWTVVVWVGNFTGEGNSNLSGVVSAGKLLFNVFNTLPKKTALFKLPEEDFEILKVDRETGYRVKFDVPTKEILYPKGAKPLKLSPYYKKVFLNKDGEEIDSRSEDFTERQEKVVLNYPIEIINYFIRQNMDVSNIFSSKIKEKSVKFIYPINNLKIVIPKDFDGEKSVIVKVANVKKQNLYWYINKEYIGRDKDREKSLSLKAGEYELTVVAENGETEKVKFEIVKNRAGRK; from the coding sequence ATGAAAAAAAGATATCTGATATTTTCAGGGATTGTTCTAAGTGGAATTTTATTTACCTCATGGACATATTTAAAATATGATACTAAAAAGATACAGAGTACATTTGAAGATAGATACAGTCAGGTAGTGTTAGATGATAAAGATGATATTCTGGGAGTCTATCTCAATAAAAATGAACAATGGCATTTGAAAAGTACAGATAAAGTACCTGAAAAATTAAGAGAAGCAGTTTTGAATTATGAAGATAAAAATTTCTACTCTCATAAAGGGGTAGATATGAAGGCAGTGGTCAGAGCTGTGAGAGATAATGTACTTCAGAGAAGAAGAACAGGAGCAAGCACTGTAACTATGCAGGTAGCAAAAGTTCTTGAACCAAAGCAAAGGAGTTATTTTAATAAATACAGAGAGATGATTTATGCATTAAAGATAGAAAAAGAATTTACTAAAGATGAAATTTTATCAATGTATTTAAATAATGCTCCTTATGGTGGAAATATTGTAGGTTATAAAACAGCTTCACTTCTATATTTTCAAAAAAATCCAAATGAACTTACTTGGGCAGAGGGGGCACTGTTAGCAGTGCTCCCTAATTCTCCCGGACTTATGCATGTGGAAAAAAATAGAGATAGGCTTATAAATAAAAGAAATGCTCTTTTGAAAAAACTGCTTGAAAGAGGAGTTATTGACGAAAAGCAGTATACTTTATCTAAGATGGAGCCTATTCCTGAAAAAAGATATAAATTTAAATCTCTTGCCCCTCATCTTACAAGAAGATTAACACAGGAGAGCAGTGAAAAAATAATCAGCAGTACTATCAACAGCCAGCTTCAAGAAAAAATAGAAAAGGTTGTAAAGGATTATTCTGAATATTTAAAAGGTGAAGGAATAGGAAATGCAGCTGTATTAGTAGTAGATAATAAAACTTATGAGGTAAAAGTATATATAGGTTCACAAAATTTTTATGATTTTTCTACTAATGGACAGGTAGATGGAGTAATAGCTAAAAGATCTCCAGGATCTGTTTTAAAGCCTTTTCTTTATGCTTTGGTAATAGATGAGGGAATAGCTGCTCCAGAATCAAAAATACCTGACATTCCACTATATTTTTCAAATTTCAGTCCTCAGAATGCCAGTAAAAAATATTATGGCTTGATTGAAATGAGAGAAGCACTTATAAAATCATTAAATATTCCATTTGTATCACTATTGAAGGAATATAAAGATGAGAGGTTTTTCTATTTTTTGAAAGAAGTTTTAGACTTCAAGGATAATAATCCTTCAAGATATGGACTTTCTCTTATACTTGGTACTAAAGAACTCAGTGTGGAAAATATAGCTAAACTATATACAGGATTGGGAAATTATGGGAATTTTAAAGAATTGAAATATATAAGAGATAGACAGGAGGAAAAAGGAAACCAGTTGATATCCAGAGGGGCAGCTTATCTTACACTGGATACTATAAGACAGTTGGAAAGACCAGGACTTGAAAGTATGTATAGAGAAAAAAATCCTGTTTCATGGAAAACTGGAACAAGCTACGGAAGAAGAGATGGCTGGGCAGCTGGGGTTACTCCAGACTGGACAGTGGTAGTATGGGTAGGAAATTTTACTGGTGAAGGCAACAGCAATTTGTCAGGAGTAGTCAGTGCAGGAAAACTTTTATTTAATGTATTCAATACTTTGCCTAAAAAAACTGCTTTATTTAAGCTGCCAGAAGAAGATTTTGAAATCTTAAAAGTAGATAGAGAAACTGGATATAGAGTGAAATTTGATGTACCAACAAAAGAAATACTTTATCCTAAAGGAGCAAAACCTTTGAAACTTTCCCCATATTACAAGAAAGTTTTTCTAAATAAGGATGGAGAAGAAATAGATTCACGAAGTGAAGATTTTACTGAGAGACAAGAAAAGGTAGTTCTCAACTATCCTATTGAGATAATAAACTATTTCATAAGACAGAATATGGATGTTTCAAATATTTTTAGTAGCAAAATCAAAGAAAAAAGTGTAAAATTCATATATCCAATAAATAATCTGAAAATAGTTATACCAAAAGATTTTGATGGAGAAAAGAGTGTCATAGTAAAAGTGGCAAATGTAAAAAAACAGAATCTTTACTGGTATATAAATAAGGAATATATAGGAAGAGATAAGGACAGAGAAAAAAGTCTTTCTCTGAAAGCAGGAGAATATGAATTAACAGTAGTCGCTGAAAATGGCGAAACAGAAAAAGTAAAATTTGAAATAGTGAAAAACAGAGCAGGAAGGAAGTAA